A region from the Pirellulales bacterium genome encodes:
- a CDS encoding serine/threonine-protein kinase: protein MDQHRHDPLRRSGVDATLDSLSIGPSSGSGPLPEFNPHVALVEGSGPGLSGETRLLLRTRLRAAALVLCLGSAAFLMRTFFSGGMTAGDPGVRGQSFLNWFHITHVVVLALVSYKLCWRCNLSLRALRVAEMVIFGLTALFFAFVQHFANRVSLTNDHVSYNPVGIWYCLMFTYAIYIPNSWRRAAIVIGFMALAPIAVMLFDERVYGGLSRGEHLDQLSYVVLFMAAGFGSSVYGTYMIGSLRREAFEAKQLGQYRLRHLIGAGGMGEVYLAEHQLLKRPCAIKIIRPGKAHDPRALARFEREVRATARLSHWNTVEIFDYGSTEDGTFYYVMEYLPGLSLADLVERYGPLPPERVIYLLSQTCDALREAHAIGLVHRDIKPGNIFAAQRGGVHDVAKLLDFGLAKAATLGPSSAQLTQDGTITGSPLYMSPEQALGESEPDARSDIYSLGAVAYFLLVGRPPFDNQNPMRVMVAHAHDEVVAPTRFRPDIPHDLEQVILRALAKNPAERYQSAAALGRALSECESASDWSREQATNWWQQIEQPATVAAL from the coding sequence ATGGACCAGCACCGTCACGATCCGCTGAGACGTTCCGGAGTCGACGCGACTCTTGATAGCTTGAGCATCGGACCCTCGTCCGGCTCTGGCCCTTTGCCGGAATTCAACCCCCATGTGGCGCTAGTTGAGGGTAGCGGACCTGGTCTTTCCGGCGAAACCCGTCTGCTGCTGCGGACGCGGCTGCGCGCCGCGGCGCTGGTATTGTGCCTCGGGTCGGCGGCGTTTCTGATGCGAACGTTCTTTTCCGGCGGCATGACGGCCGGTGATCCCGGCGTGCGCGGCCAATCGTTTCTGAATTGGTTTCACATAACGCACGTCGTCGTACTAGCGCTGGTGAGTTACAAGCTGTGCTGGCGCTGTAACCTGTCGCTGCGAGCTCTACGCGTGGCCGAGATGGTGATTTTCGGCCTGACTGCGCTGTTCTTCGCCTTTGTGCAGCACTTTGCCAATCGCGTCAGCCTGACCAACGACCACGTCTCCTACAACCCGGTGGGCATCTGGTACTGCCTGATGTTCACCTACGCGATTTACATTCCCAACTCATGGCGCCGCGCGGCAATCGTGATTGGTTTCATGGCGTTGGCACCGATCGCGGTGATGCTGTTCGACGAGCGAGTTTACGGCGGCCTCAGCCGGGGTGAACATCTCGACCAGCTTTCGTACGTCGTGTTGTTCATGGCGGCCGGGTTTGGTTCCAGCGTTTACGGCACGTACATGATCGGCAGCCTGCGCCGCGAGGCGTTCGAAGCCAAGCAACTCGGCCAGTATCGACTGCGCCATCTGATCGGCGCCGGTGGCATGGGAGAAGTGTATTTGGCCGAGCATCAGTTGCTGAAGCGGCCCTGCGCGATCAAGATCATTCGTCCCGGCAAAGCGCACGACCCGCGGGCCTTGGCCCGTTTCGAGCGCGAGGTGCGTGCCACGGCCCGGCTGTCGCACTGGAACACCGTCGAGATCTTCGATTACGGCAGCACCGAGGACGGCACGTTCTATTATGTGATGGAATACCTGCCCGGCTTGAGCCTGGCGGACCTGGTCGAGCGTTACGGCCCACTGCCGCCGGAACGGGTCATTTACCTGCTTTCGCAAACCTGCGATGCGCTGCGCGAGGCGCATGCGATCGGTCTGGTGCACCGCGACATCAAGCCGGGAAATATTTTCGCGGCCCAACGTGGTGGCGTACATGACGTGGCGAAGCTGTTGGACTTCGGGCTGGCGAAGGCCGCGACGCTCGGTCCCAGCTCGGCGCAGCTGACGCAGGACGGCACGATCACCGGCTCGCCGTTGTATATGTCACCCGAACAGGCGCTCGGCGAAAGCGAACCCGACGCGCGTAGCGATATCTACTCGCTGGGCGCCGTGGCGTACTTCTTGTTGGTAGGACGTCCGCCGTTCGACAATCAGAATCCGATGCGGGTCATGGTCGCACACGCGCATGACGAAGTCGTAGCGCCCACGCGTTTCCGTCCCGATATTCCCCACGACCTCGAGCAGGTGATCCTGCGGGCACTGGCCAAAAATCCGGCAGAGCGGTATCAATCGGCCGCGGCATTGGGACGGGCATTGTCCGAGTGCGAATCGGCCAGCGACTGGTCCCGCGAGCAAGCCACGAATTGGTGGCAACAAATCGAACAACCCGCCACCGTGGCTGCACTTTAA
- a CDS encoding ketoacyl-ACP synthase III: MKYAAIGPISVYLPERVETNDDLSRLFPKWDMDLIYSKTGIRARHIAEPDQCASDLGVAAAERLFAEHNIERDSIDFLLLCTQTPDYPLPTTSCLMQDRLGLRTSIGALDFNLGCSGFVYGSSLADGLIRSGAAKRVLLITAETYSKYISPDDRSLRTIFGDGAAATLIDSASEPSLSAFRFGTDGAGADTLMVTKGGARAAADAIKPRKRHRWSSQLFMDGPALVDFTVEHIPQLVDEILATAELPREKVDFFLMHQATQLMLERLRARMEVDEQRLPLMLENVGNTVSSTLPILMHELRSSGRLRPGTRSLLVGFGVGLSWAGCLWTETWQARGAATADATAAQQESAVGQSDDDAEKQAA; the protein is encoded by the coding sequence GTGAAATACGCAGCGATCGGTCCGATTTCGGTCTATCTGCCGGAGCGCGTCGAAACGAACGACGATCTCAGCCGGCTGTTCCCCAAGTGGGATATGGACCTGATCTATTCGAAGACCGGCATTCGGGCGCGCCATATCGCCGAACCCGACCAGTGCGCTTCGGACCTGGGTGTGGCCGCTGCCGAAAGACTGTTTGCCGAGCACAACATCGAACGCGATTCGATCGACTTTCTGCTGTTGTGTACGCAAACTCCGGACTACCCGCTGCCGACGACTTCATGTTTGATGCAGGATCGGCTCGGTCTCCGCACGTCGATCGGCGCGCTCGATTTCAATCTGGGCTGCTCCGGGTTCGTCTACGGCTCATCGTTGGCCGACGGTCTGATTCGCAGCGGCGCAGCCAAGCGCGTCCTGTTGATAACCGCGGAAACCTATTCGAAATACATTTCGCCTGACGACCGCAGCCTGCGCACGATCTTCGGCGACGGTGCCGCGGCGACGCTGATCGATTCGGCGAGCGAGCCCTCGTTATCGGCGTTCCGCTTTGGAACTGACGGTGCGGGCGCCGACACGCTGATGGTCACCAAAGGCGGAGCGCGAGCGGCAGCCGATGCCATTAAGCCGCGCAAACGGCACCGCTGGTCGAGTCAGCTATTCATGGATGGCCCGGCGCTGGTGGATTTCACCGTCGAGCATATTCCGCAATTGGTGGACGAGATTCTCGCGACGGCGGAACTGCCGCGCGAGAAAGTCGATTTCTTTCTGATGCATCAGGCCACGCAGTTGATGCTTGAACGGCTACGCGCGCGGATGGAAGTCGACGAGCAGCGCTTGCCGCTGATGCTCGAGAACGTCGGCAATACCGTTTCGTCGACGTTGCCGATTCTGATGCACGAGTTGCGATCAAGCGGCCGTTTGCGCCCGGGCACGCGGTCGCTATTGGTGGGCTTTGGCGTCGGTCTCTCTTGGGCCGGGTGCCTGTGGACCGAAACCTGGCAAGCCCGAGGCGCCGCGACGGCCGACGCGACCGCGGCGCAACAAGAATCCGCAGTCGGCCAATCGGACGACGATGCCGAAAAGCAAGCGGCGTAA
- a CDS encoding enoyl-ACP reductase, with translation MGLFEGKKGLVLGVANDHSIAWAIAQFVMSEGGECGFTHLPDRPDDERQRNRRRVALLTDPAPQAKFLIPMEVSSDEDIRAAMKRTGEEFGKIDFLVHSIAYAPLEDLKLNTVECSREGFRQAMEISAYSLIAVTNAARDIMNDKGSVLTMTYFGGERAVPGYNIMGVCKAALDSIVKYLAFDLGPRNIRVNAVSAGPLRTLAGRGAGVDDMLTLYEAMAPLGRNITHDEVGRTGGFLLSDMAEGITGEILHVDGGYNIMGSPGRMLDKYRDQLRT, from the coding sequence ATGGGTCTGTTCGAAGGGAAAAAAGGGCTGGTCCTGGGGGTCGCTAACGACCATTCCATCGCCTGGGCGATTGCGCAATTCGTGATGAGCGAAGGGGGCGAATGCGGTTTCACGCACCTGCCCGACCGTCCCGATGACGAGCGGCAACGCAATCGTCGCCGCGTCGCGCTACTGACGGACCCGGCGCCGCAGGCCAAGTTCCTGATTCCGATGGAAGTCAGCAGCGACGAGGACATTCGCGCCGCGATGAAGCGGACGGGCGAAGAGTTCGGCAAGATCGACTTCCTGGTCCACTCGATCGCTTATGCGCCGCTCGAAGACCTGAAACTAAACACCGTCGAGTGCAGCCGCGAAGGTTTCCGGCAAGCCATGGAAATCAGCGCCTACAGCCTGATCGCGGTTACGAACGCCGCGCGCGACATCATGAACGACAAGGGTAGCGTGCTGACGATGACTTACTTCGGTGGCGAACGCGCCGTGCCAGGCTACAACATCATGGGAGTCTGCAAGGCGGCGCTCGACTCGATCGTGAAGTACCTGGCGTTCGACCTCGGCCCGCGGAACATTCGCGTGAATGCCGTCAGTGCGGGCCCTCTACGTACGCTGGCCGGTCGTGGCGCCGGTGTCGATGACATGCTCACGCTGTACGAGGCGATGGCTCCGCTTGGCCGCAACATCACTCACGACGAAGTCGGTCGCACCGGTGGCTTCTTGCTTTCGGACATGGCCGAAGGCATTACGGGCGAGATCCTGCACGTCGACGGCGGCTACAACATCATGGGCTCGCCGGGACGCATGCTGGACAAGTATCGCGACCAGTTGCGTACCTAG
- a CDS encoding sigma-54-dependent Fis family transcriptional regulator, whose protein sequence is METHFDPSHAKESAADRQLKSWRASQEILVAASHTDDVARFLSHSLPLVMSVCHADSVAVASLTGASRDGENWTNLGQVGRVETLSRSILAAALDAESPIVFDGWLVAPLDCRGAHPELLAMHARVLAQTELQTMVEIVLPSLREGMSALRDRRRREVRIERLEAILEIVGRWNQTQEVEDLLVQMAEAATRLVEADRASIFLWDRAAHQLVGRPALGVGSNDLRIADNAGVVGQVIATGQPQRLDLSDDPTAVNRQVDSSLGYQTRTLLCVPLRGRDGDLFGAFEVINKRLGDFNDDDELALVELATHAGIALENTQERESLLESRRQITDEAAAGVQLVGQSAVMEALRSTIRRVAPTELAVLLLGENGTGKEVVSQSIHYQSPRRHHPFVAVNCAALTETLLENELFGHEKGAYTDAGETRPGKFELASGGTLFLDEIGDLSLAGQAKLLRVLEEKIVVHVGGLKNIHTDVRVIAATNQDLADLVRHKKFREDLYFRLNVVTLVLPPLRERPADIIPLAEYFLREFSRHAHRKIPRLAASARHRLETHPWPGNVRELRNLCERVAYLHATDKVEAEDLAFVLSPTTERPALIATDLPLAEATDRFQVEHIQQTVRRAAGNMSEAAEMLGLHRSNLYRKMRQLGMPLE, encoded by the coding sequence ATGGAGACGCATTTTGATCCTTCTCACGCCAAGGAATCGGCTGCCGACCGCCAGTTGAAAAGCTGGCGCGCAAGCCAGGAAATCCTGGTGGCGGCGAGTCATACCGATGACGTCGCCCGATTTCTCAGCCATTCGCTGCCATTGGTCATGTCAGTTTGCCATGCCGACTCAGTAGCCGTGGCCTCGCTCACTGGTGCGTCGCGCGATGGGGAGAACTGGACAAACCTAGGGCAGGTGGGCCGCGTCGAAACTCTGAGCCGCTCGATCCTCGCCGCGGCGCTCGATGCCGAGAGTCCGATCGTGTTCGACGGTTGGCTTGTCGCGCCGCTCGATTGCCGCGGCGCGCACCCCGAACTTTTGGCCATGCACGCCCGCGTGCTCGCGCAGACCGAACTGCAAACGATGGTCGAGATTGTGCTTCCCTCATTGCGCGAGGGGATGTCTGCCCTCCGCGATCGTCGTCGGCGCGAGGTTCGCATCGAGCGGCTCGAAGCCATACTGGAAATCGTGGGCCGCTGGAATCAAACCCAGGAGGTGGAAGATCTGCTCGTGCAAATGGCTGAAGCTGCTACCCGGCTAGTCGAGGCCGATCGTGCCAGCATTTTTCTTTGGGATCGCGCGGCGCACCAGTTGGTGGGACGACCTGCGCTAGGCGTGGGCAGTAACGATCTTCGCATTGCGGATAACGCCGGCGTGGTCGGTCAGGTGATTGCCACCGGCCAGCCGCAGCGGCTGGATCTCTCAGATGATCCGACGGCCGTTAACCGGCAAGTCGATTCCTCGCTGGGCTATCAAACGCGGACCTTGCTGTGCGTGCCGCTACGAGGGCGCGATGGTGATCTATTTGGTGCTTTCGAAGTGATCAACAAGCGGCTGGGGGACTTCAACGACGACGACGAGCTAGCCCTGGTCGAACTAGCCACCCACGCTGGCATTGCACTGGAAAACACGCAGGAACGAGAAAGCCTGCTCGAGTCGCGCCGCCAGATCACAGATGAAGCGGCGGCCGGCGTGCAGTTGGTTGGCCAAAGCGCCGTGATGGAGGCGTTGCGTTCGACGATCCGCCGCGTCGCGCCCACGGAACTGGCCGTCTTGCTGTTGGGCGAAAACGGCACAGGCAAGGAAGTCGTCAGCCAGTCGATTCATTATCAAAGCCCGCGCCGGCATCACCCGTTCGTCGCGGTAAACTGCGCAGCACTCACGGAAACGTTGCTCGAAAACGAACTCTTCGGCCACGAGAAGGGGGCCTACACCGACGCCGGCGAAACTCGGCCGGGCAAGTTCGAGCTGGCCTCCGGAGGAACCCTGTTCCTGGACGAAATCGGCGATCTCAGCCTTGCGGGCCAGGCAAAGTTGCTGCGCGTACTGGAAGAAAAAATCGTCGTTCACGTGGGTGGTTTGAAGAACATTCATACCGACGTGCGCGTCATCGCGGCCACGAACCAGGATCTGGCCGACCTGGTGCGGCATAAGAAGTTTCGCGAGGACCTGTATTTTCGCCTCAACGTGGTCACACTCGTGTTGCCACCATTACGTGAGCGGCCGGCTGATATCATCCCGCTGGCCGAATACTTCTTGCGTGAATTTTCTCGGCATGCGCATCGCAAGATACCCCGGCTGGCGGCCTCGGCGCGTCATCGCCTGGAAACGCATCCCTGGCCCGGCAACGTTCGCGAGCTGCGCAACCTGTGCGAGCGAGTCGCCTATTTGCATGCTACGGACAAGGTCGAGGCTGAGGATCTGGCGTTTGTTCTCTCGCCAACCACCGAACGCCCGGCCCTGATTGCGACCGATCTGCCGTTGGCCGAGGCGACCGACCGCTTTCAAGTCGAGCACATTCAGCAAACCGTTCGCCGCGCGGCAGGCAACATGAGCGAAGCGGCCGAAATGCTCGGTCTGCACCGCTCGAACCTGTACCGCAAGATGCGGCAACTGGGCATGCCGCTGGAATAG
- a CDS encoding PQQ-binding-like beta-propeller repeat protein, giving the protein MIPSAVGQFVFCVFLFVCSLAQAEDWPCWRGPRGDGTSAEQNAPVRWSATDNIAWKVELPGVGHASPIVWQDRIFLIACLPDSGDRVLLALDRNTGRTLWQQTVVNAPLEDKHELNSHASSTPATDGKFVYVTFLASDDMVVAAYDFSGTQQWLVRPGEFHSKHGYCSCPVLFEDKVIVNGDHDGDSYLVALDRATGKTVWKTMREHKTRSYVTPIIREIDGAPQLLLSGSMTVASYNPRTGKQIWVIDGPTEQFVASLVYDGKLLFMTAGFPDHHILAIRPGGHGNITDTHIAWRTTENTSYVPSPIVVGGYFLVVADNGIASCYEAATGQRQWKQRIGRRYSASLVTTDGLVYFTSDDGMTTVVRPGPKFDAVAENDLGEPCFASMAISHGQILQRAEKHLYCIGTDATKTTAGR; this is encoded by the coding sequence ATGATCCCTTCTGCCGTCGGGCAGTTCGTTTTCTGCGTGTTTCTCTTCGTCTGCTCGTTGGCCCAGGCCGAGGATTGGCCCTGTTGGCGCGGCCCACGCGGTGATGGCACAAGCGCGGAACAAAACGCGCCGGTACGCTGGAGCGCCACCGACAACATCGCCTGGAAAGTCGAGCTGCCGGGCGTGGGGCATGCTTCGCCGATCGTCTGGCAGGATCGGATCTTCTTGATCGCTTGCCTGCCCGATAGTGGTGATCGCGTACTGCTAGCGCTCGACCGAAACACAGGACGGACGCTGTGGCAGCAGACGGTCGTCAACGCGCCGCTGGAAGACAAGCACGAACTGAACAGCCATGCGTCGAGCACGCCGGCGACCGACGGAAAGTTCGTCTACGTCACATTCCTGGCGAGCGATGACATGGTCGTCGCGGCGTACGACTTTTCGGGCACGCAGCAATGGCTGGTCCGCCCCGGAGAATTTCACAGCAAACACGGATACTGCAGTTGCCCGGTGTTGTTCGAGGATAAGGTGATCGTCAACGGCGATCACGACGGCGACTCGTACCTGGTCGCCCTCGATCGGGCCACAGGAAAGACGGTGTGGAAAACCATGCGCGAGCATAAGACGCGCAGCTATGTCACGCCCATCATTCGCGAAATCGACGGCGCTCCGCAGTTGCTTCTTTCGGGCAGCATGACCGTGGCCAGCTACAACCCACGCACTGGCAAGCAGATCTGGGTGATCGATGGGCCAACCGAGCAGTTCGTGGCCTCTCTGGTCTACGACGGCAAGTTGCTATTCATGACCGCGGGTTTCCCGGATCATCACATCCTGGCAATTCGCCCAGGCGGGCACGGAAACATCACCGACACACATATCGCATGGCGCACCACCGAAAACACTTCGTACGTCCCTTCGCCCATCGTGGTGGGCGGGTATTTCCTGGTCGTGGCCGATAACGGCATCGCCAGTTGCTACGAAGCGGCAACCGGCCAGCGCCAATGGAAGCAACGCATCGGCCGGCGATATAGCGCTTCGCTCGTCACGACCGATGGCCTGGTCTATTTCACGTCCGATGACGGGATGACCACCGTCGTGCGGCCTGGGCCGAAGTTTGATGCTGTGGCGGAAAACGACCTGGGCGAACCGTGCTTCGCCTCGATGGCGATTAGCCACGGGCAGATCTTGCAACGCGCCGAGAAGCATCTCTACTGCATCGGCACGGATGCGACAAAGACGACGGCCGGACGGTAG
- a CDS encoding DUF1553 domain-containing protein: protein MRFVIVCLWIALAPLGMLRAAADEVAGERQFRDRVAPIFEQRCLACHNDREPKGGLSLASQARALAGGESGAAIVPEKPDDSLLVGYISGEQPEMPKGQPALSAAQVATIRDWVAAGAPWPEGVVLEDKSKSGPWWSLAPLARPTVPAIDSTWIRTPIDAFIVAKHNELGLQHAAEADRRTLVRRLTFDLHGLPPTPEEVDAFLADERPDAYEQLVDRLLASPRYGERWGRYWLDIVHFGESHGYDKDKPRPNAWPYRDYVINALNDDKPYSRFVQEQLAGDVLFPDNPQARIATGFVAAGPWDFVGHMELREGTTDKEIARSNDRDDMVMTAISTFTSMTVHCARCHDHKFDPIKQEDYYRLQAVFAGVDRADQTYFDTDTKRERDRVSAAIDASTAEQKKLAGERAALTSPELIALDARIKALTEELAVTPDPFAPANDPPASPTNGYHSEIASTANETKWVQVDLGRTVAIERVRLIPARPTDFRDAPGFGFPARFRVAVSNDPTFGTQELVADRSADDFANPGNRSFSIATPNVTGRYVRVTADKLWPRSNDFVFALAELQVESAGQNVARGATVTALDSIEGGRWSTKSLVDGFDSRRELPDVASPAIAAAIAKRESLERDLDAANQDRNRVAAALVPADLKQQIETVDAQLVELTKNLEQLDKGKQVYAIKSHDPRPIHLLRRGDVKSPGELLGPGTLACVPELTHEFVSSGAQNEGNARAALARWIVDPGNVLTWRSIVNRVWQYHFGAGLVDTPNDFGRMGSLPSHPELLDWLAVEFREGGESLKALHRLIVTSSTYRESSAEEPANARHDAANRFLWRQNRRRLDAEAVRDTVLATSGKLDLRSGGPSVRQFAFKDDHSPIYDYASFDVDDPDAYRRSVYRFIVRSVPDPLMECLDCADPSLLTPKRNTTLTALQALAMLNNALFVRQAEHFADRLSTASADPREQIRLAYRLALSREPCDDEAQVLVEYAATYGLANACRLIFNMNEFVFVD from the coding sequence ATGCGCTTTGTGATCGTCTGCCTCTGGATTGCGCTCGCGCCGCTTGGAATGCTGCGCGCCGCGGCTGACGAGGTCGCAGGTGAGCGGCAATTTCGCGATCGTGTAGCGCCGATTTTCGAGCAGCGCTGTCTTGCCTGTCACAACGATCGCGAGCCGAAAGGGGGCCTGTCACTGGCCAGCCAGGCGCGAGCGTTGGCTGGCGGCGAAAGCGGCGCGGCGATCGTTCCGGAAAAGCCGGACGATAGTTTGCTCGTCGGTTATATCAGCGGCGAGCAGCCCGAGATGCCCAAGGGGCAACCGGCGCTTTCGGCGGCACAGGTCGCGACGATTCGCGATTGGGTGGCGGCCGGCGCGCCATGGCCCGAAGGTGTTGTGCTCGAAGATAAGAGCAAATCCGGCCCCTGGTGGTCGCTGGCTCCTCTTGCGCGTCCAACGGTACCGGCGATCGACTCGACCTGGATTCGTACGCCGATCGATGCCTTTATCGTGGCCAAACACAACGAGCTAGGACTGCAGCACGCGGCCGAGGCGGATCGGCGGACCCTCGTACGCCGACTCACATTCGATCTGCACGGTCTCCCCCCAACGCCCGAGGAGGTCGACGCCTTTCTGGCTGACGAGCGCCCGGACGCGTACGAGCAATTGGTCGATCGACTGTTGGCATCGCCGCGCTACGGCGAGCGCTGGGGGCGTTACTGGCTGGACATCGTCCACTTCGGCGAGTCGCATGGCTACGACAAAGACAAGCCGCGGCCGAACGCGTGGCCCTACCGCGACTATGTCATCAACGCGCTGAACGACGACAAGCCTTATTCACGATTTGTGCAGGAGCAGTTGGCCGGCGACGTGCTGTTTCCGGACAATCCGCAGGCAAGGATTGCCACCGGCTTCGTAGCGGCCGGACCGTGGGATTTTGTCGGTCACATGGAACTGCGCGAAGGGACGACCGACAAAGAGATCGCCCGCTCGAACGATCGCGACGACATGGTGATGACCGCCATATCGACATTCACCAGCATGACCGTCCACTGCGCGCGGTGTCACGATCACAAGTTCGATCCGATCAAACAAGAGGATTACTACCGATTGCAAGCCGTCTTTGCCGGGGTTGATCGCGCCGACCAGACTTATTTCGATACCGACACTAAGCGCGAGCGCGACCGGGTGAGCGCCGCCATCGACGCATCCACCGCCGAGCAAAAGAAACTGGCCGGTGAGCGCGCGGCACTGACAAGCCCCGAGTTAATCGCACTCGACGCTCGCATCAAAGCGCTGACAGAAGAACTGGCGGTGACGCCCGACCCGTTCGCGCCGGCGAACGATCCGCCGGCCAGTCCCACCAATGGCTATCACAGCGAAATCGCTTCCACGGCCAACGAAACAAAGTGGGTGCAAGTCGATCTGGGACGAACTGTGGCGATCGAGCGCGTGCGATTGATTCCGGCACGGCCGACCGATTTTCGGGATGCGCCCGGCTTTGGCTTTCCGGCGCGATTCCGCGTGGCAGTGTCGAATGATCCAACGTTTGGGACACAAGAATTGGTTGCGGATCGCTCGGCCGATGATTTCGCGAACCCTGGCAATCGATCCTTCTCAATTGCGACGCCGAACGTGACGGGACGCTACGTCCGCGTGACGGCCGACAAGCTCTGGCCGCGGTCGAACGATTTCGTTTTCGCACTGGCTGAGTTGCAGGTCGAGTCGGCTGGGCAAAACGTGGCCCGCGGCGCGACGGTGACCGCGCTCGATTCGATCGAAGGCGGTCGTTGGAGCACGAAGAGCCTGGTCGACGGTTTCGACAGCCGGCGCGAGTTGCCGGATGTTGCCTCGCCCGCGATCGCCGCGGCGATCGCCAAACGAGAATCGCTCGAGCGCGATCTGGATGCGGCGAATCAAGATCGCAATCGCGTGGCCGCGGCGCTCGTGCCTGCGGACCTGAAGCAGCAAATCGAGACGGTCGATGCACAACTGGTGGAACTGACCAAGAATCTCGAGCAGCTTGATAAGGGAAAGCAGGTGTACGCGATCAAATCGCACGATCCGCGACCGATTCACTTGCTGCGTCGTGGCGATGTGAAGAGCCCTGGCGAGCTTCTCGGCCCTGGCACGCTGGCCTGCGTGCCAGAGTTAACGCATGAGTTTGTATCTAGCGGCGCGCAAAACGAAGGAAATGCTCGCGCCGCGTTGGCTCGCTGGATCGTCGATCCCGGCAATGTGCTCACGTGGCGTTCGATCGTGAATCGAGTGTGGCAGTATCACTTCGGCGCCGGGCTGGTCGACACGCCTAACGATTTCGGCCGGATGGGCTCGCTGCCTTCGCACCCTGAACTGCTCGACTGGCTGGCCGTGGAGTTTCGCGAGGGGGGTGAATCGCTCAAGGCTTTGCACCGGCTGATCGTTACCAGCAGCACCTATCGAGAGTCGTCGGCCGAGGAGCCGGCCAACGCGCGCCATGACGCGGCGAATCGTTTTCTGTGGCGGCAAAATCGTCGCCGGCTCGATGCCGAAGCGGTGCGCGACACGGTGCTGGCCACGAGCGGCAAGCTCGATCTGCGCAGCGGTGGGCCCTCGGTACGGCAGTTCGCGTTCAAGGACGATCACTCGCCGATCTATGATTACGCGAGCTTCGACGTCGACGATCCGGACGCCTATCGACGCAGCGTTTATCGTTTCATCGTGCGCAGTGTGCCTGACCCTTTGATGGAATGCTTGGACTGCGCCGATCCCTCGCTGCTTACGCCGAAACGCAACACGACGCTCACGGCGCTGCAGGCGCTGGCGATGTTGAACAATGCACTCTTCGTACGGCAGGCCGAGCACTTTGCCGACCGGCTGAGCACCGCGTCGGCAGACCCACGCGAGCAGATTCGGTTGGCGTATCGCCTGGCGCTCTCGCGCGAACCGTGTGACGACGAAGCGCAGGTGCTGGTCGAATACGCGGCCACTTACGGCCTGGCGAACGCCTGCCGGCTGATCTTCAACATGAACGAGTTCGTGTTTGTCGATTAG
- a CDS encoding SDR family oxidoreductase yields the protein MTAKRTDGMLKPGSFDGKTVVITGGGTGLGKSVGEYLLSLGANLVICGRRQEVIEQTAAELSKASGRKVLGTACDVRVPEQVDALVAAAYERFGTVDCLMNNAAGNFICPTERLSYNAVNTVVDIVLKGSYNCTLAFGKRWIADKHPASVLSIGTTYAWTGSGYVVPSAMGKAGVLIMSRSLAAEWGKYGIRLNVIAPGPFPTEGAWSRLMPPGLDDMFASTKRIPLGRLGEHQELANLAAYLLSEYSAYITGTCVTIDGGEWLRGAGEFNALEAVSSEQWDELQTAMRPKKK from the coding sequence ATGACTGCGAAACGTACCGACGGGATGCTCAAGCCGGGCTCTTTCGATGGTAAGACGGTCGTCATCACCGGCGGCGGCACGGGGCTGGGAAAGTCAGTCGGCGAGTATTTACTATCGCTCGGCGCGAACCTCGTGATTTGCGGTCGGCGTCAGGAAGTGATCGAGCAGACGGCCGCCGAATTGTCGAAGGCCTCGGGCCGTAAGGTCCTTGGCACCGCGTGCGACGTGCGCGTGCCCGAGCAAGTCGACGCGTTGGTCGCGGCTGCATACGAGCGGTTCGGCACGGTCGATTGCCTGATGAATAACGCCGCGGGCAATTTCATCTGCCCGACTGAGCGCTTGTCGTACAACGCCGTGAATACGGTGGTCGATATCGTGCTCAAGGGGAGCTACAACTGCACGCTGGCGTTCGGCAAGCGTTGGATCGCCGACAAGCATCCGGCCAGCGTGCTTTCGATCGGCACGACTTACGCATGGACCGGGTCAGGCTACGTCGTTCCGTCTGCCATGGGAAAGGCGGGCGTCTTGATCATGTCGCGCTCGCTGGCGGCCGAGTGGGGCAAGTATGGAATCCGTCTCAACGTAATTGCTCCAGGGCCGTTTCCAACCGAAGGGGCCTGGTCGCGCCTCATGCCCCCCGGCTTGGACGATATGTTTGCCTCGACGAAACGGATTCCGTTGGGCCGGCTCGGCGAACATCAGGAGCTGGCTAACCTGGCCGCGTACCTGCTGAGCGAGTACAGCGCCTACATCACCGGCACGTGCGTCACGATCGATGGCGGCGAGTGGCTGCGCGGCGCCGGCGAGTTCAATGCGCTGGAAGCAGTGAGCAGCGAACAATGGGACGAACTGCAAACGGCGATGCGGCCCAAGAAGAAATGA